One part of the Trichomycterus rosablanca isolate fTriRos1 chromosome 25, fTriRos1.hap1, whole genome shotgun sequence genome encodes these proteins:
- the LOC134302783 gene encoding integrin beta-1-like encodes METRTVLGSALLVLLFLNVAMLDAASVEGSNCTKASDRSCGECIQVDEKCGWCKKKDYKYPRCDDIKALLEKGCPTTDVENPRGTIVIDKDKLVTNRKIDVAEKLKTSEITQIQPQKLTLNLRAGEPQKFSLKFKRAEDYPIDLYYLMDLSNSMQKDLQNVKRLGTDLAREMQDLTSDLRLGFGSFLEKLVMPFVMMTPKKLENPCAPASCARPFSYRNVLNLTSNGQEFTDVVSRQETSGNLDAPEGGFDAIMQSVVCRHIGWRNATKLLVFSTDAAFHFAGDGKLAGLVIPNDGKCHLDNNMYTKSDYFDYPTISQLAETLSENNIQTIFAVTEDVKTLYKELSELIPKSAVGALSANSSNVIQLIIDAYNSLSSEVILENSKLPEGVSVVYVSHCKDGVTQTGDNGRKCSNISIGDEVTFDIAVTSKGCPSRKPETIKIKLLGYNEEVEVVLNFICECECHKDGIPNSPDCHFGNGTFECGTCRCNAGRIGRQCECSRDQVSTEDMDSTCRKDNGTDICSNNGHCLCGVCECKIRDNPEEAYDGKYCECDNFSCDRSGGKLCGGHGKCVCKKCSCDAGYTGSACECPLDKRSCMAADGRICNGRGTCECGVCKCNSSKYTGPTCEECTSCLGVCEDNKACVECRLNEAGNSETCDKECYLFNLTKVEKKEELPETRCKVRDSEDCWLFFTYTPSENYGEGPHVTVAKKTDSDCYSSPNLIPIVAGVIGGIVLIGLALLLIWKLLMIIHDRREFAKFEKEKMNAKWNTTSNPIYRSAVTTVVNPKYEGN; translated from the exons ATGGAGACAAGGACGGTGTTGGGTTCAGCACTGCTGGTACTTCTCTTCCTTAACGTAGCCATGCTGG ATGCTGCATCTGTGGAAGGAAGTAACTGCACTAAAGCTTCAGATCGGTCCTGTGGAGAATGCATTCAGGTTGATGAGAAGTGTGGATGGTGCAAGAAAAAg GACTATAAGTATCCACGCTGCGATGATATTAAGGCCCTGCTTGAGAAAGGATGTCCAACGACCGACGTAGAAAACCCCCGAGGGACAATCGTCATCGACAAAGACAAACTGGTCACCAATCGTAAAATCGACGTGGCGGAGAAACTCAAGACGAGCGAGATCACTCAGATCCAGCCTCAGAAACTTACCTTAAACCTAAGAGCAG GCGAGCCTCAGAAGTTTTCTCTGAAGTTCAAAAGGGCGGAGGATTACCCCATTGACCTGTACTACCTGATGGACCTCAGTAACTCTATGCAAAAAGATCTCCAGAACGTCAAGAGGCTGGGAACTGACCTGGCCCGAGAGATGCAGGACCTCACTTCAGACCTAAGACTCG GGTTCGGCTCATTCTTGGAGAAGCTTGTCATGCCTTTTGTGATGATGACCCCCAAGAAGCTGGAAAACCCTTGTGCCCCAGCCAGCTGTGCTCGACCTTTCAGCTACAGAAACGTCCTGAACCTCACCAGCAACGGCCAAGAGTTCACAGACGTCGTCAGTCGGCAGGAAACATCTGGAAACTTGGACGCTCCAGAGGGAGGATTCGATGCCATCATGCAGTCTGTTGTTTGCAGG CATATCGGCTGGAGGAACGCAACAAAGTTGCTGGTGTTCTCTACAGATGCAGCGTTTCACTTCGCCGGAGACGGGAAGCTGGCCGGCCTTGTGATTCCCAATGATGGAAAGTGCCACCTGGATAACAACATGTACACAAAAAGTGATTATTTT GATTATCCTACCATCTCACAGCTGGCAGAAACTTTAAGTGAAAACAATATTCAGACCATATTTGCTGTAACCGAAGACGTCAAAACACTGTACAAG GAGCTGTCAGAGCTTATACCAAAGTCTGCAGTAGGAGCCCTGTCTGCTAACTCCTCCAATGTGATCCAGCTTATCATCGATGCGTACAAC TCTCTGTCCTCTGAGGTGATTCTGGAGAACAGCAAGCTGCCTGAAGGAGTGAGTGTCGTATACGTGTCCCACTGCAAGGACGGCGTGACTCAGACAGGAGACAACGGGCGAAAGTGCTCAAACATCTCGATTGGGGATGAG GTGACCTTTGATATAGCTGTCACGTCTAAAGGCTGCCCATCACGAAAACCAGAGACCATAAAGATCAAGTTGCTGGGGTATAATGAGGAGGTCGAGGTTGTCCTGAATTTCATCTGTGAGTGTGAATGCCACAAAGACGGAATCCCTAACAGTCCAGATTGTCACTTTGGTAATGGAACATTTGAGTGTGGAACATGCAG GTGTAATGCCGGGCGTATCGGAAGGCAGTGCGAATGCAGCAGAGACCAAGTCTCCACAGAGGACATGGACTCGACCTGCCGGAAAGACAACGGTACCGATATCTGCAGCAACAACGGACACTGcttgtgtggggtgtgtgagtgCAAGATCCGTGATAACCCAGAGGAGGCGTACGATGGAAAGTACTGCGAGTGCGACAACTTCAGCTGCGATAGGTCTGGTGGAAAGCTCTGTGGAG GTCatggtaagtgtgtgtgcaagaaatgctcctGTGATGCTGGCTACACGGGAAGTGCATGCGAGTGTCCCCTGGACAAACGGTCCTGCATGGCGGCTGATGGGAGGATCTGCAACGGCCGTGGTACCTGCGAGTGCGGAGTGTGTAAATGTAATAGTTCCAAATACACCGGCCCCACCTGTGAGGAATGTACCAGTTGTTTAGGGGTCTGTGAGGACAACAA ggcCTGTGTTGAGTGCCGTTTGAACGAGGCCGGAAACAGTGAAACGTGCGACAAAGAATGTTACTTATTCAATCTAACCAAGGTGGAGAAAAAAGAGGAACTTCCAGAGACACGCTGTAAAGTGCGAGATTCTGAAGATTGCTGGCTCTTTTTTACCTATACGCCCAGCGAAAACTACGGGGAAGGGCCGCACGTAACCGTAGCGAAGAAAACCG ATTCAGACTGCTACTCAAGTCCTAACCTAATTCCTATTGTGGCTGGAGTGATCGGAGGCATCGTTCTGATTGGTCTGGCCCTACTTCTCATCTGGAAGCTTCTTATGATCATTCATGATCGCAGAGAGTTTGCAAAGTTTGAGAAGGAGAAGATGAATGCGAAGTGGAATACG ACATCGAACCCTATCTATAGGAGTGCTGTGACGACGGTTGTCAACCCAAAATATGAGGGCAATTGA